One window of Papaver somniferum cultivar HN1 chromosome 9, ASM357369v1, whole genome shotgun sequence genomic DNA carries:
- the LOC113313182 gene encoding calcium-dependent protein kinase 20-like — protein sequence MGNNCVGPSSIGKNGFLQTVSAAVWRSRGHEDMLPPPNGGESSKNIDSNAKDNADANTKAAAAAKDTDTSAGKSSEAAKPIESTAPAPVMINGEEAKHESAKPKTETADESKGDPSKQKKPHHIKRVSSVGLQVESVLKRKTENLKEIYSLGRKLGQGQFGTTFYCLEKGSGKEFACKSIAKRKLTTEEDVEDVRREIQIMHHLAGHPNVISIKGAYEDAVAVHVVMELCAGGELFDRIIQRGHYTEKKAAELARVIVGVVEACHSLGVMHRDLKPENFLFVDQSEESPLKTIDFGLSVFFKPGETFTDVVGSPYYVAPEVLRKYYGPECDVWSAGVIIYILLSGVPPFWDETEQGIFEQVLKGELDFESDPWPSISESAKDLVRKMLVRDPKKRLTAHEVLCHPWVQVDGVAPDKPLDSAVLTRLKQFSAMNKLKKIAIRVIAERLSEEEIAGLKEMFMMIDTDGSGQITFEELKAGLERVGSKLKESEIYELMQAADIDNSGTIDYGEFLAATLHLNKIEREDHLYAAFSYFDKDGSGFITKDELQQACEEFGMGDVHLEDMIGEVDTNNDGLIDYSEFVAMMQEGPFGKTLQNSTSNAFRDALKIS from the exons atgGGGAATAATTGTGTAGGACCGTCGAGTATAGGTAAAAATGGATTTCTGCAAACAGTTTCAGCTGCAGTATGGCGATCTAGAGGACATGAAGATATGCTTCCACCTCCTAATGGAGGAGAATCAAGCAAGAATATTGATTCCAATGCCAAAGACAATGCTGATGCAAATACCAAAGCTGCCGCTGCAGCTAAGGACACGGATACATCTGCTGGAAAATCATCGGAAGCTGCTAAACCAATCGAAAGTACGGCGCCGGCACCTGTTATGATCAATGGGGAGGAAGCTAAACACGAGTCCGCGAAACCAAAGACGGAGACAGCAGATGAAAGTAAAGGGGATCCTTCGAAACAGAAGAAGCCTCACCATATTAAGAGAGTGTCCAGTGTAGGACTTCAGGTGGAATCGGTCTTGAAGAGAAAAACTGAGAATCTTAAAGAGATTTATAGTTTGGGGAGGAAACTTGGGCAGGGCCAGTTTGGCACTACATTTTATTGTCTAGAGAAAGGATCAGGGAAAGAGTTTGCTTGTAAATCAATTGCAAAGAGAAAACTGACAACAGAAGAGGATGTAGAAGATGTTAGAAGAGAAATCCAGATTATGCATCACTTGGCTGGTCATCCCAATGTTATTTCTATCAAGGGTGCCTATGAGGATGCTGTCGCAGTTCATGTTGTTATGGAATTGTGTGCTGGTGGAGAGCTTTTTGATAGGATCATTCAAAGGGGTCATTATACAGAGAAAAAAGCAGCTGAGCTTGCTAGGGTTATAGTTGGTGTTGTGGAAGCCTGCCATTCTTTGGGTGTTATGCATAGAGATCTGAAACCAGAGAATTTTCTATTTGTCGACCAAAGCGAGGAGTCACCACTCAAAACTATTGATTTTGGGCTATCAGTATTCTTTAAACCAG GGGAAACATTTACAGATGTGGTCGGTAGTCCTTACTATGTTGCCCCAGAAGTGTTACGAAAATATTATGGCCCGGAATGTGATGTTTGGAGCGCAGGAGTGATCATTTACATTTTGCTAAGTGGTGTTCCCCCTTTTTGGGATG AAACCGAGCAGGGGATATTTGAACAGGTTTTAAAAGGTGAGCTTGACTTTGAATCAGACCCGTGGCCTAGTATCTCAGAAAGTGCAAAAGATTTGGTGAGAAAAATGCTTGTAAGAGACCCCAAAAAGCGATTAACTGCACATGAAGTTCTTT GTCACCCTTGGGTCCAGGTTGATGGAGTAGCTCCTGATAAACCTCTAGATTCTGCTGTTCTTACTCGCTTGAAGCAATTCTCTGCTATGAATAAGCTCAAGAAAATAGCTATTAGA GTCATAGCTGAAAGGCTGTCGGAAGAGGAGATTGCTGGCCTCAAAGAAATGTTCATGATGATAGACACAGATGGTAGTGGGCAGATCACTTTCGAAGAACTCAAAGCCGGGTTGGAAAGGGTGGGATCTAAGCTCAAAGAGTCAGAAATTTATGAATTAATGCAAGCC GCAGACATTGACAACAGTGGTACAATAGACTATGGCGAGTTCTTAGCTGCAACTCTTCATTTGAATAAAATTGAGAGAGAGGATCATTTGTACGCAGCTTTCTCTTATTTTGACAAAGATGGAAGTGGGTTTATCACCAAAGATGAGCTCCAACAGGCATGTGAAGAGTTCGGTATGGGAGATGTTCACCTAGAAGATATGATTGGAGAAGTGGATACTAACAAT gaTGGACTCATCGATTATAGTGAGTTTGTGGCGATGATGCAAGAAGGGCCTTTTGGAAAGACCCTTCAAAATAGTACCAGCAATGCATTCAGAGATGCCTTGA